A part of Aegilops tauschii subsp. strangulata cultivar AL8/78 chromosome 2, Aet v6.0, whole genome shotgun sequence genomic DNA contains:
- the LOC109774622 gene encoding uncharacterized protein, with the protein MTAPMTTTQEEEHDMAGGKSSSISKPQIENAASQEEKDSHEEEIEELWEEMEETMSESEVSDSDEDEDHVEGGESGSTISKRQISKLCEDMEVTLSYLRRDIEPAAPLRETAEDDADEALPPTIHAILEQFKDLRRHMSKLRLQLQPFKERHDEKWAKEDSYEGLDDEEKVRKKIDKEEMFFDIYRRSTESSCRRVVFEQQTTLSPMYFTHWTPGQILPNYAETEGISLQVYSFKITKIKGNLCWPLQVYGVVAARDNSDRKRNIIFNRLRHDCQEIFSDDPFLRLTGPSRAIMALSPLNFEVQLKLKGATESGDRALMNLTEHYVRGISNTITFSNCLCKAELRVEELSSSVQATFLGVRVVKDGPCPFEYGGRVACSSPPREVVRMDDKGIPHFVVDSCFQVVLLDSRHCVRGKMPIGEDGCLDLSRRFVSVKLQKENNQQFKECLAVVFEAYSESGDIAAQTHVRIKPRTCNISQHTCDLGGSKVEITIAWSAIVRTDLI; encoded by the exons ATGACAGCGCCGATGACGACTACTCAGGAGGAGGAGCACGATATGGCCGGAGGCAAATCGAGCTCCATCTCTAAGCCGCAAATCGAGAACGCAGCTAGTCAGGAGGAGAAGGATTCTCACGAGGAGGAGATCGAGGAGCTCTGGGAGGAGATGGAAGAGACCATGTCGGAGAGCGAGGTGTCTGACTCTGATGAGGACGAGGACCATGTGGAGGGAGGCGAATCGGGCTCTACCATCTCCAAGCGGCAGATCTCCAAGCTGTGTGAGGACATGGAGGTTACGTTGTCTTACCTGAGACGGGACATCGAACCAGCAGCCCCGCTGAGGGAGACCGCGGAAGACGACGCCGACGAGGCGCTCCCGCCGACGATCCATGCCATCTTAGAGCAGTTCAAGGATCTGCGCCGTCACATGTCCAAGCTCAGATTGCAGCTGCAACCTTTCAAGGAGAGGCATGACGAGAAGTGGGCTAAGGAGGATTCGTATGAGGGTCTGGACGATGAAGAGAAGGTCAGGAAGAAGATAGACAAGGAAGAGATGTTCTTCGATATCTACCGCCGAAGCACCGAGTCCTCATGCCGCCGTGTTGTCTTCGAGCAACAGA CCACATTGAGCCCTATGTACTTCACGCATTGGACACCCGGACAGATCCTACCCAACTATGCTGAGACAGAAGGGATTAGCCTGCAGGTCTACTCCTTCAAGATCACAAAGATCAAGGGCAATCTGTGTTGGCCGCTCCAAGTGTACGGCGTCGTTGCCGCGCGAGACAACTCTGACCGCAAGCGCAACATCATCTTCAATCGGCTGAGGCATGACTGCCAGGAGATCTTCTCAGAT GACCCCTTCTTGCGCTTGACCGGCCCGTCTCGGGCAATTATGGCGCTGAGCCCACTTAACTTTGAAGTTCAGCTGAAACTTAAGGGCGCAACAGAGTCTGGGGACAGGGCGTTGATGAATCTTACAGAACATTACGTCCGTGGTATTTCAAATACAATTACGTTCAGCAACTGCCTTTGCAAAGCAGAGTTAAGAGTGGAGGAACTTTCTAGTTCAGTTCAAGCCACTTTCTTGGGTGTCCGCGTCGTCAAAGACGGTCCATGCCCTTTTGAATATGGAGGCCGGGTTGCTTGCTCCTCACCACCTCGTGAAGTTGTGCGAATGGATGATAAAGGCATTCCACACTTTGTTGTTGATTCATGCTTCCAAGTTGTGTTGCTCGATTCTCGTCACTGTGTGCGTGGGAAAATGCCAATTGGCGAAGATGGTTGCCTTGATCTGTCAAGACGCTTTGTTTCTGTTAAACTGCAGAAAGAGAACAACCAACAATTCAAAGAATGCCTGGCAGTTGTTTTTGAAGCCTACTCAGAGTCTGGTGATATTGCTGCGCAAACTCATGTCAGAATCAAGCCCAGGACTTGCAACATAAGCCAGCACACTTGCGACCTTGGTGGCTCTAAGGTGGAAATTACCATTGCTTGGTCAGCTATTGTCAGGACCGATCTTATTTGA